The proteins below come from a single Cetobacterium sp. ZOR0034 genomic window:
- the murI gene encoding glutamate racemase, with product MRTIGVFDSGVGGVSVLKEVLREFPYDNIIYFGDSLHAPYGDREIDEIRSLCLKVSDFLVNEKKVDALVIACNTATGAAMDIMQERYSIPVVGVVENGSNEGIKITKNKMVGVIATPATIKMDIYKKSIEKKDTSIKVYSIKCPLFVGMIEKGWEDNYESNNLIQSYLNQFPEEIDTLILGCTHYPLIQKYIMRYFKGQVVDPAKETAKSLKKLIGEGKYFKTPYLKFYVSGDCKKFKKVAQEFLGQEIQEIEKIIL from the coding sequence ATGAGAACAATTGGAGTATTTGATTCTGGAGTAGGGGGAGTTTCAGTTTTAAAAGAGGTGTTAAGAGAGTTTCCTTACGATAATATCATCTATTTTGGTGATAGTTTACATGCTCCTTATGGAGATAGAGAGATTGATGAAATTCGTTCTCTTTGTTTAAAGGTCTCAGACTTCTTAGTAAACGAAAAAAAAGTGGATGCTCTTGTTATAGCTTGTAACACTGCTACTGGTGCAGCAATGGATATTATGCAAGAGAGATATAGCATTCCTGTTGTTGGAGTTGTTGAAAATGGATCTAACGAGGGAATTAAAATTACAAAAAATAAAATGGTTGGAGTTATTGCAACTCCAGCTACAATAAAAATGGATATATATAAAAAATCTATCGAAAAAAAAGATACATCTATAAAAGTATATAGTATTAAATGCCCTCTTTTTGTTGGTATGATCGAAAAGGGATGGGAAGATAATTATGAAAGTAATAATTTAATTCAAAGTTACTTAAATCAATTTCCAGAGGAGATAGATACTTTAATTTTAGGATGTACTCACTATCCTTTAATTCAAAAATATATAATGAGATATTTTAAAGGACAGGTTGTTGATCCCGCTAAAGAGACAGCAAAATCTTTAAAAAAATTAATCGGAGAAGGTAAATATTTTAAAACTCCATACCTTAAATTCTATGTGAGTGGTGATTGTAAAAAATTTAAAAAAGTTGCTCAAGAGTTTCTAGGTCAAGAGATTCAGGAGATAGAAAAAATTATTTTATAG